A window of Microbispora hainanensis genomic DNA:
GGCGAAGGTTCCCGGGCAGGGGCGCGGATGACCATGCGTACGGGGCAGCCCGATATGACTAGTCCGCATGGCTCCTGCTATCGTCGTGCCGCGATGAGCGAACAGGAGCGCAGGCCCGAGACCGACGGCCGCGACTTCGCCGACGCCGCCTGGTCGGTCCCGAGCTATCTGCTGTCCGGGATCCTGGTATGGGGCGGCCTCGGCTGGTTGCTGAGCTGGTGGACCGGCGTGCACGCGTTCATCCCCATAGGCGTCATTCTCGGGGTCGGGCTGGCTGCCTACCTCGTCTATCTGAAGTACGGCCGCTGACAGCCGGCCCGCTTCCCACGCTCTTCTGTTGATCCAATCGTTGAAGGGAACGCCCGTGCGCGAGCGTAGCGAACGGACGAACAAGCACATGCTTCGGGCATTCGGCCTCGAGCAGGTAGGCGAGGTGGCCAGGTGACCCCCCTCATGGTCGTCGCCGACGACTTCAAGGCGCCGGGACCGTCGATTTTCGACTTCCCTCCGCTCTATGACGGTGCGCCGTACTGGCTGACCAAGCCGGTGCTGATGGCGCTCTTCGGCGCCGTCGTGGTGTGCGCCCTCGCTTGGAGTGCCTTCGCCAACCCCAAGCTTGTTCCCCGGGGAATGCAGAACCTCGGCGAGATGGGTTACCAGTTCGTCCGCGATCAGGTGGCCCGGCCGTTCCTGGGCAAGGACGCCGAGCGGTGGATGCCGCTGCTCCTGAGCCTGTTCTTCCTGATCCTGCTGTGGAACTTCTTCGGCGTCATCCCGCTGATCCAGATCCCCGTGGCGTCGCACATCGCGTTCCCCATCGTTTTCGCGATCACCATCTACGTGATCAAGATCTACCTGGGCATCAAGCACCAGGGCCTCGGCGGCTACTTCAAGAACATGATGTTCCCGCCCGGGCTGCCCAAGCCGATCTACGTGCTGCTCGCGCCGATCGAGTTCCTGTCGAACCTGATCATCGCGCCGTTCACGCACGCCGTCCGACTCTTCGCGAACATGTTCGCCGGCCACCTCATCCTGGCCTTCTTCAGCATGGTCGGCTTCTGGTTCCTCTTCGAGAAGCCGACTCCCCTCGGTGCGGGCCTCGGTGTCGTCGGTGTGATCATGACGATCGCGATGACCGGCTTCGAGATGTTCATCGAGTTCCTGCAGGCGTTCCTGTTCACGATGCTGGCCGCCATGTACATCGGCAACTCGCTCCACGCCGAGCACTGACGGATCTCCCCAGACCCGACCTTTCGACGTAGACCAGACCGGTGAGAGCACACTCACCGGCCGACCAGTAAAGGAAGAACAGCAATGAGCGTTCTCGCTGAAGTCGCCGGCAACCTTGGCGCCGTCGGTTACGGCCTCGCCGCCATCGGCCCCGGCATCGGCGTGGGCATCATCTTCGGTCAGGGCGTGCAGGCCATCGCCCGTCAGCCCGAGGCGTACGGCCTCATCCGCCAGAACATGCTGCTCGGCTTCGTTCTCACCGAGGCGCTGGCCCTGATCGGCCTCGTCGCGCCGTTCATCTACTGACGTACCCACTCTGAAGGAAGGCTGCACCTATGACTCTGGCAGCTACGTTCCTCGCGGCGGAGGGCGAGAGCCCCCTCATTCCGCACGCTTACGAGCTGGTCGTCGGCAGCTTCGCCTTCCTCGTCGTCTTCCTCGTCGTCGGAAAGATCCTCACCCCGCGCATCCAGAAGACGCTGGCCGAGCGGACCGAGGCTATCGAGGGCGGCATCAAGAAGGCCGAGGACGCCCAGGCCGAAGCCCAGCGCACTCTGGAGCAGTACCGGGCGCAGCTCGCGGAGGCCCGCCAGGAGGCGGCCCGTCTCCGCGAGGAGGCCCGTGAGCAGGGCGCCGCGATCAAGGCCGAGCTCCGCGAGGAGGCCCAGGCCGAGGCGCGGCGCATCATCGAGGCGGCCCACGCCCAGATCGAGGCCGACCGTCAGCAGGCGTTCACGCAGCTGCGCGGTGAGATCGGGCGCCTGTCCACCGAGCTGGCGAGCCGCATCGTCGGCGAGTCGCTCGAGGACGAGGCCCGCCAGCGCCGCATCGTGGACCGGTTCCTCGAAGAGCTCGAGGGCCGTCCGGAGGCGGTCCGCTGATGCGCGGCCTCAGCAGGACCGCCCTGACGGAGGTCGAGGAGCGGTTCAACACCGCCGCCGCGACCGCCGACCTCGGTGCCCTCGCCGAGGAGCTGTTCGCCGTCGCCGACCTCTTCGACCGCGAGCACGGGCTGCGGCGGGGTCTTTCCGACCCTTCGCGCCCGGCCGAGCAGAAGGAGAGCGTCCTGCGCTCCCTGCTGCAGGGCAAGGTCGGCGACGCCGCACTGGAGATCGCGGTCGCCGCGGTCAGGGCGAAGTGGTCCAAGGCCGGCGACCTGCCGGACGCCCTTGAGCGTATCGGCGTGATGTCCGCGGCCGCCGAGGCCGAGTCGGACCGCCGCCTCGACGACGTCGAGGACGAGCTGTTCCGCTTCGGCCGCATCCTCGCCGCCAACCCGGAGCTGCGCCGCGCGCTCAGCGACCCGGCCGTACCGGCCGAGCGCAAGCGCGACCTGCTCGCCACGTTGCTCGGCGGGAAGGCCGCCCCCTCCACCGTCCGGCTCGTCACGCAGGCCGTTGTGCACCCGCGGGGACGTAGCCTGGAAACTGCGTTGGAGGAGTTCGGCTGGATCGTCGCGCGGGCGCGCGAGCGCCTGGTGGGTGTGGTCCGCAGCGCGGTGCCGCTCTCACAGCAGCAGAAGCAGCGGCTCGCGGCCTGGCTGCGAACCACCTACGGGCGAGACGTCCACCTGAACGTCGAGGTGGACCCGGAGGTGCTCGGTGGGTTCTCCGTCAGAGTCGGAGACGACTACATCGACACCACGATCGCCGGACGTATCGAAGAAGTCCGCCGCCGGTTGGCCGGCTGAGGCGAATAGGGAGACAAGAAAGAGATGGCGGAGCTTACGATCCGGCCGGACGAGATCCGGGACGCCCTTGAGCGCTTCGTCCAGGCGTACGAGCCGGAAGGTGCCGCGCGCGAGGAGATCGGGACCGTCGTCGACGCCGGGGACGGCATCGCCCATGTCTCCGGCCTTCCCTCGGCGATGGCGAACGAGCTGCTGGAGTTCGAGAACGGCACCCGTGGTCTGGCGCTGAACCTCGACGTCCGCGAGATCGGCGCGGTCGTCCTGGGCGACTTCAGCGGCATCGAGGAGGGCCAGCAGGTCCGCCGCACCGGCGAGGTCCTGTCGGTGCCGGTCGGCGACGACTTCCTCGGCCGCGTGGTCGACCCCCTGGGCAACCCGCTCGACGGCAAGGGCCCGATCGCCGCCGAGGGCCGCCGCGCCCTCGAGCTGCAGGCCCCCTCGGTGGTCCAGCGTCAGCCGGTGAAGGAGCCGCTGCAGACCGGCCTCAAGGCGATCGACGCCATGACGCCGATCGGCCGCGGCCAGCGTCAGCTGATCATCGGCGACCGCGGCACCGGCAAGACCGCGATCGCGGTCGACACCATCCTCAACCAGAAGGAG
This region includes:
- the atpB gene encoding F0F1 ATP synthase subunit A gives rise to the protein MTPLMVVADDFKAPGPSIFDFPPLYDGAPYWLTKPVLMALFGAVVVCALAWSAFANPKLVPRGMQNLGEMGYQFVRDQVARPFLGKDAERWMPLLLSLFFLILLWNFFGVIPLIQIPVASHIAFPIVFAITIYVIKIYLGIKHQGLGGYFKNMMFPPGLPKPIYVLLAPIEFLSNLIIAPFTHAVRLFANMFAGHLILAFFSMVGFWFLFEKPTPLGAGLGVVGVIMTIAMTGFEMFIEFLQAFLFTMLAAMYIGNSLHAEH
- the atpE gene encoding ATP synthase F0 subunit C: MSVLAEVAGNLGAVGYGLAAIGPGIGVGIIFGQGVQAIARQPEAYGLIRQNMLLGFVLTEALALIGLVAPFIY
- a CDS encoding F0F1 ATP synthase subunit B, with amino-acid sequence MTLAATFLAAEGESPLIPHAYELVVGSFAFLVVFLVVGKILTPRIQKTLAERTEAIEGGIKKAEDAQAEAQRTLEQYRAQLAEARQEAARLREEAREQGAAIKAELREEAQAEARRIIEAAHAQIEADRQQAFTQLRGEIGRLSTELASRIVGESLEDEARQRRIVDRFLEELEGRPEAVR
- a CDS encoding F0F1 ATP synthase subunit delta; amino-acid sequence: MRGLSRTALTEVEERFNTAAATADLGALAEELFAVADLFDREHGLRRGLSDPSRPAEQKESVLRSLLQGKVGDAALEIAVAAVRAKWSKAGDLPDALERIGVMSAAAEAESDRRLDDVEDELFRFGRILAANPELRRALSDPAVPAERKRDLLATLLGGKAAPSTVRLVTQAVVHPRGRSLETALEEFGWIVARARERLVGVVRSAVPLSQQQKQRLAAWLRTTYGRDVHLNVEVDPEVLGGFSVRVGDDYIDTTIAGRIEEVRRRLAG